Proteins encoded by one window of Fusobacterium mortiferum ATCC 9817:
- a CDS encoding SIR2 family protein, producing the protein MKSFFDKFEKEQKFNLFTGDFLNKLCGYPTRSDISEAILSEIRSSAKNYIKDMNSFSDVVQAYLDAVVDTKKNLVRQIKENFEYRYNIDLEVYRNIINSKYFETIFTINFDGILENNFSDKIEKITPYEMKEISDNKIGYYKFLGDIASIGTVFISSQDIRKLKTLDFYTEFFQKVREQFTLRPTLFLGVNLEDSDLLNILDFILTPIKDLQSIYMVTSTTIISSKSAELISKYNIKLITSGTKDFIDYFKELSESENKVLTEKKFVW; encoded by the coding sequence ATGAAAAGTTTTTTTGATAAATTTGAAAAAGAACAAAAATTCAATCTCTTTACTGGGGATTTTTTAAATAAATTATGTGGCTATCCAACTAGAAGTGATATTTCAGAAGCTATTTTATCTGAAATAAGAAGTTCAGCAAAGAATTATATAAAAGATATGAATTCTTTTTCTGATGTAGTTCAAGCTTATCTTGATGCCGTTGTGGATACAAAGAAAAACTTAGTAAGACAAATAAAGGAAAATTTTGAATACAGATATAATATTGATTTAGAGGTTTATAGAAATATTATTAATTCAAAGTACTTTGAAACTATTTTTACAATAAATTTTGATGGTATTTTAGAGAATAATTTTTCTGATAAAATTGAAAAAATTACACCTTATGAAATGAAAGAGATATCTGATAATAAAATTGGTTATTATAAATTTTTAGGAGATATTGCAAGTATAGGAACAGTTTTTATCTCTAGTCAAGATATTAGAAAATTAAAAACATTAGATTTTTATACTGAATTTTTCCAAAAAGTAAGAGAGCAGTTTACATTAAGACCAACTCTATTTCTTGGTGTAAATTTAGAAGACTCTGATTTATTAAATATTTTAGATTTTATACTAACTCCAATAAAAGATTTACAAAGCATATATATGGTAACATCTACTACGATTATAAGTAGCAAGTCTGCAGAGTTAATCAGCAAATATAATATAAAACTTATTACTTCTGGTACTAAAGACTTTATCGATTACTTTAAGGAGCTTTCAGAAAGTGAGAATAAAGTTTTAACTGAAAAAAAGTTTGTGTGGTAG
- the cls gene encoding cardiolipin synthase, whose product MNIFLTFFSDYIVFTNIIFMLIIVLLERRNPLFTLFWIVLLTLAPYVGFIAYLFFGLSFRKKRVVNEYYKWKFLISKEIMGFSEHKELRKWEQLISYVEVSSKNRLTSLNISEIFTDGNDFFNSIMKDLKSAKESIAMEYYIFRNDNLGSKIADILKEKAQEGVKVRVIVDGAGGYSKKMLKKLNKYGVETGVFFPSHFPFFKIANLRANYRDHRKLCLIDKKFGYIGGFNIGDEYLGEGKLGYWRDTGLKILGEACLELEQEFFFSWNIVKKEKVVLDREYKYNREVLEKLIETRGRHSGHIQVVSSGPNYQFRTIRDNALKLIMEAQKYIYIQTPYFVPDDSVLEALKIASLSGVKIKIMIPDKPDHFFIYWINQYFVGELLDLGVEVYKYNKGFIHSKLIVVDDEVISTGTANFDYRSFYQNFEINVNIYEKDVAQSFRKIFFNDIKHSTRLLRSEYSKRSYYIKFKESVCRLLAPIM is encoded by the coding sequence ATGAATATTTTTCTTACTTTTTTTAGTGATTATATTGTTTTTACAAATATAATTTTTATGTTAATCATAGTATTATTAGAAAGAAGAAATCCATTGTTTACACTATTTTGGATAGTTCTTTTAACACTTGCACCATATGTTGGATTTATTGCCTACCTTTTCTTTGGACTTAGCTTTCGTAAAAAAAGAGTGGTTAATGAATACTATAAGTGGAAATTTTTAATTAGTAAAGAAATTATGGGATTCTCAGAACATAAAGAACTTCGTAAATGGGAGCAACTTATCTCATATGTAGAAGTTTCCTCTAAAAACAGATTGACTTCTCTTAATATAAGTGAGATTTTTACTGATGGAAATGATTTTTTTAATTCTATAATGAAAGACTTAAAAAGTGCCAAAGAGAGTATAGCTATGGAATACTACATTTTTAGAAATGATAACCTTGGTAGTAAAATAGCTGATATTTTAAAAGAGAAAGCTCAAGAAGGAGTAAAGGTTAGAGTCATAGTTGATGGTGCTGGTGGATACAGCAAAAAGATGTTAAAGAAATTAAATAAGTATGGCGTGGAAACAGGAGTATTTTTTCCTTCACACTTCCCCTTTTTTAAAATAGCTAACTTAAGAGCTAATTATAGAGACCATAGAAAGCTTTGTTTAATAGATAAGAAGTTTGGATATATTGGAGGTTTCAATATAGGAGATGAATATCTAGGAGAAGGAAAACTAGGTTATTGGAGAGATACAGGACTTAAAATATTAGGTGAAGCTTGCTTGGAATTAGAGCAAGAGTTTTTCTTCTCTTGGAATATAGTTAAAAAAGAGAAAGTTGTATTAGATAGAGAGTATAAATATAACAGAGAGGTGCTAGAAAAATTAATTGAAACTAGGGGACGTCATAGTGGTCATATTCAAGTAGTTAGTAGTGGACCTAATTATCAGTTTAGAACAATAAGAGATAATGCTCTAAAACTTATTATGGAAGCTCAAAAATATATATACATTCAAACTCCATACTTTGTTCCTGATGACAGTGTTCTAGAAGCTCTTAAGATAGCTTCACTATCTGGAGTAAAAATAAAAATTATGATACCTGATAAGCCAGACCATTTCTTCATCTATTGGATAAATCAATATTTTGTAGGAGAGTTATTAGATTTAGGAGTAGAGGTTTATAAATATAATAAAGGTTTTATACACAGTAAATTAATTGTAGTAGATGATGAAGTTATTTCAACTGGCACAGCTAATTTTGATTATAGAAGTTTCTATCAAAATTTTGAAATCAATGTCAATATCTACGAAAAAGATGTAGCTCAATCATTTAGAAAGATTTTCTTTAATGATATCAAGCATAGTACTAGATTATTAAGAAGTGAATACAGTAAAAGAAGTTACTATATTAAATTTAAGGAGTCAGTATGTAGATTACTTGCTCCTATTATGTAA